From Dechloromonas sp. A34:
CAGAAAATCATTGACTTGCTTGACGGCGTCCTCGAGTTCCTGGCGGTTCGCTTCAGTTTTCTGTGTCTGTGTGACCGATTGTGCGGTTTGTACGGAGGCTGCGCTGCTAATCTGGGTGGCATGCGCTTGGCGAACCTCTGCAGTAGACGCTTGCACAGCGACAGGTCGGGGTGTAGTCCCCGGCGCGGCGCTGCTATTGATTGAAGAGATGTTCATTGCCAACTCCTTGTTTCATGGGCGAAGGGCGCGGGGCGTTTCCGCCACCGCGCCCGGT
This genomic window contains:
- a CDS encoding flagellar protein FlaG; the protein is MNISSINSSAAPGTTPRPVAVQASTAEVRQAHATQISSAASVQTAQSVTQTQKTEANRQELEDAVKQVNDFLKPINNAIQFNLDDDTGKTIVKVIDVATKEVIRQFPSEDMLSIAKAIDKMKGLLVQQKA